The Setaria viridis chromosome 6, Setaria_viridis_v4.0, whole genome shotgun sequence genome contains a region encoding:
- the LOC140223229 gene encoding uncharacterized protein, with protein MAQPAGKKDVMKLTGMMAALRCFISKLGEKGLPFFKLFKKADKFEWDDEAHKALEELKTFLSTPPVLMALADQEILQLYISMTTHVVSMVLVVEHEESSHAYMVQMPVYYVSEVLSDSKACYM; from the coding sequence ATGGCGCAGCCGGCCGGCAAAAAGGACGTCATGAAGCTCACaggcatgatggcggcccttAGATGTTTCATCAGCAAGCTCGGTGAAAAGGGActccccttcttcaagctgTTCAAGAAAGCGGACAAGTTCGAGTGGGATGATGAGGCCCACAAGGCCCTTGAGGAACTCAAAACATTCCTATCCACCCCTCCCGTCCTGATGGCCCTGGCTGACCAAGAAATATTGCAGCTATACATCTCCATGACAACACACGTTGTGAGTATGGTGCTAGTTGTAGAACATGAAGAATCTAGCCACGCCTACATGGTGCAAATGCCAGTGTATTACGTCAGCGAGGTCCTGAGTGATTCCAAGGCCTGCTACATGTAG